The following nucleotide sequence is from Balnearium lithotrophicum.
AAATTGTTCCTCCCAAGTAGATAGGTGCAGTGTAGCTGATTCCGTAGATGAACTTCTGACTGTCAAATGGAGGGGGATTTTTAGGATTCATCATGTGGTACATAGGAGTCAGGATGAAGTTTTTGTTGTAGGTTGTGTAGGTTGATAGGAGATTGACCGTTCCAAGCCTTTCCCTCCTTACAGCCTCTGCTTCCTTAAGGGAGCTCTCCCTTAAAAGTTCCAACTTCTTTATTTCTGGGTAGTTTTTAACTGAAAGTTCCTCTGCCTCTTTTAGGGTTATAGAATTTCCGGTTGAGGAGAGGAGGAGAAAAAGTGTTAATATCGAAAGAGTTTTTTTCAATTTCTCCCCCAAAATTAGGTAATTGACGAAATTATCAATCTTGAATAATATATTAGCACATCCGAAAGATAACTTCAAGGAGAGGAAGAATGGTAAGCGGCCCGGTCATTGGAGCAGTTTCATTTGTAGCTTCTTTCATATTTGCCCTCGGTGGCGTTGGAGCAGCTGTAGTAATTATTCCCATTTTAGTATTCTTAGGGGTTCCATTCTCAGTTGCCAGACCTGCAGGACTCTTTGCAAACTTCTGCTCAATGACTTCTGCAACTATCCATAACCTAAAGGAAGGCTTGTTAGACTTTCGACTCGGAATACCTATAGTTGTTTCCTCAGTAATTGCTTCTCCGATTGGAGCCTATACCTCCCACCTACTTCCCGAAAGAATCGTAGGGATTGCCTTTACACTCTTTCTCTTCTTTGCAGGAGCAATGGTTTACATACCTAAAAAGGAGGTATTTGAGGAGAAAAGTAGCCTGGTTTATCCAACCTTCGTTGGAGCTCTTGCCGGCTTCCTTTCGGGACTACTTGGAGTTGGAGGAGGAGGAGTAATCTCTCCAATGCTCATAATTGCCGGATACCATCCAAAGAAGGTAGCTTCAGTTACACCTTTTACTGTCCTATTTTCATCCTTTACAGGTTTTCTTGCCTACTGGAAATTAGGGAGTGTCGATTGGAAAATAGTTCTTTGGGCTGCCATTCCAGCTGTTATTGCTGGATACCTTGGAGCTTTTATCACCCACAGGTATTTAAAGCCCTCTCACGTAAAGAAACTATTAGGGATTATATTTTTCCTTTTAGGAATTAAGTTCCTGTTAAAATTCATCTAAGGAGGTGTTTATGGAATTGAGGGAATTTGTATCCCAGTTTGACCTTAAAGGAGTTTTGGAGAAGGAACCAAAAATCTCCCTTGATGGATTCCTTGAGAAGTGGCAGAACGGAGAGGCAATTCTTTTGGATGTAAGAACAAATGAGGAACAGGCTTTAACTCCACTAACGGCATTTGGAATTCACATTCCTTTAAACGAGCTTCCCGAAAGGCTCTCAGAAGTTCCAAAGGACAAGTTGGTGTGTACACTCTGTCCTGGAAAAATAAGGGCTACAATAGCCCTCTGCTATTTAGTTTCAGAGGGTTTTGAAAACGTTAAAGTTCTCAACTCATCTCCTTCAGAAATTGTTGATAAAATGAAACCACCAGTAGTATCAAAATTGAGGAAGTAAACTTTGGAATTTGAAAGGTTTGTTGAAGCTTTAAAGGTTCTTTCAGACGAAACGAGAATAAGAATTCTCAAACTTTTGGAGAAAAGCCCGGCCTACCTGTGTCAGATAACGGCAGTGCTGGGCTTTTCCCCTTCAACAGTTTCTGCTCACATGGTAAAACTTAAACACTTCGGTTTTGTTAGTGAAAAAAGGGAAGGAACTAAGGTTCTCTTCTCCCTTTCTGAGCCGGAGGACGAGAATTTAAGAAAAGTAATGGCCTCGATTTTGGAAAAGGCCGAGAGTTTTCCCTCTGTTCTTGAGGATAGGCAGAAGTTTAAGGAATCGACCCTTGACAGGGTCTGCCCTCCCGGAGGAATTGTTGGAAAGAAGAAAAGCCGAAGAGGTAGTTAAGGAAATCCTTTTAGACAATGAAACCTTTGTTTCAGATAGGGGAAGGGAATTTTTTGAGGACCATATAGAAGAACAGCATCCCACTGTAACATTGGTAACCTGTTCTGATTCAAGGGTTCATCCCACAGTTCTTTCCAGGGAAGTAATGAATAGGGTTTTTGTCATTAGAAACATAGGAAATCAGATAGAGAACTCCTTAGGCTCTGTAGACTACGGAGTCTTTCACCTTAAAACGCCCGTTCTTCTCATTTTAGGTCACGTCAACTGTGGGGCTATAAAGGCATTTTTAGAGGGTTATGAGGATGAGAGGGAAAGCATAAGGGGAGAGCTTGATCACTTATGTATTCCCGTTTCAAGGTTTAAAAGGACAGGGGACTTTAACAGTGATTGGCTAAGGGCTATTGAGGAGAATGTAAATTGGCAGGTTAGAATTGCCCTTGAAAGATACGGAATTTTAATAAGGAGAAATCTCCTTGTCGTTCTTGGTGCTATCTATGATTTTGCAAATGTCTACGGTAAGGGTTACGGAAGGATTGTTTTAAAATCTGTGAACGGAATTAGGGACAGGGAGGGGATTTTAAAACATGGAGCTCTCTCCTTAATTCCCCAGGAACTAAGGAAAAATTTTGTTTAAGGTAGGGGAATTGTTCTGACAAATTCCCTGTTTTCAATGTGCCACTCTACAGTTCTCTTTAGTCCCTCCTCTAATGGAACGTTTGGTTCCCAGCCTAAGATTTTCCTTGCCTTTTCAATGTCAGCCCACGTTGCCTTGAGGTCAGCCTTGTGGAACGGTTTGTATACAATTTCCGCCTTCTTTCCTAAAAACTTTTCAATGAGTTCAATAACCTCATTCAGCTGGTGGGGATGGTTGCCCCCTAAGTTGATAATTTCGTATCCAGTTTCGGTTTCGTAGGCTTTGATAGTTCCCTCTGCTATGTCGTCAACGTACGTAAAGTCCCTGCTCTGGGTTCCATCTCCGTAAACAGTTATAGGTTCTCCTTCATCTATCCACTTAATAAACCTGAATATGCACATGTCGGGCCTTCCTGCAGGTCCGTAGACTGTAAAGTACCTTACAACGGTAACGTCAAATCCGTACAGATAGTGGTACGTATAGGACATAACCTCTGCAGCCTTTTTACTTGCTGCATAGGGGGAAATGGGGGTATTTACAGGTAGGTCCTCCTTAAACGGCATAGGTTGACCTGCATACAGTGATGATGTTGAAGCGAGAACAAACTTTTTAATTCCAAACTCCCTCATAAGTTCAAGGAGGTTCAGCGTTCCAAGTGAGTTTGTCGTTTCGTAAACGAAGGGATTTTCAATGCTGTATCTAACTCCAGCCCTCGCTGCAAGGTTTATGACTCCTTCCGGTTTCTTTTCTTGAAAGATTACCCTTAGAGCTCCCCTGTTTTCAATATCAACCCTGTAGAAAACGAAATTTTTATTTTCACTCAACTTCCTTAATCTGTACTCCTTTAACTTTGGGTCGTAGTAGTCGTTTAAGTTATCCACTCCAATCACTTTGTATCCCTTTTCCAAGAGCTTCTCGGCAACTTTGCTTCCTATAAACCCTGCTGCTCCGGTAAGTAAAACCTTTTTCATCCCTTACTCCTTTCTTTACTCCCCTAAAATTTGAAGTACCATTATATTTCCTTCAAAAGAATTTAGGGAGCGTAGAGTTGATTAGAAGTTTAAGGTTGAAGGGATTTAAATCCTTTGCAGATGAAACAGAGATAAGGTTTACAGAGGGTATTAACTGCATTGTAGGACCGAACGGCTGCGGAAAGAGCAACATTGTTGATGCCCTAAAGTGGATAGTTGGGGTTACTTCAGCAAAGGGAATGAGAGCTGACAACATAAGGGATTTAGTCTTTAAGGGAACGGAAAGCAGAAGGCCATCGAGGAGCGCTGAAGTTTCCGTTGTTGTCTCATCAAGGGATTTAACAGTTCCGGAGACGGAGGTAACGAGGAGAATAAAGTCTGACGGTGATAGTGATTTTCTCATAAATGGTAAAAAGGTAAGGTTAAAGGACATTCAGGAGCTCTTTTCAAAGTTAGGAATCTCAAACAGGGACTACGCCTTTTTTGAGCAGGGGCAGATTGACAGAGTTTTGAGAATGAAGCCCTCTGAAAGGAAGGCTCTCATAGATGAAGCTGCAGGAATTACTCCATTTAAGGAGAGGAGAGAGGAAACTTTAAGACAGCTTGGAGAGGCCGAGCAGAATCTTGAGAGTACGAGGGGAATAATTGATGAGGTTGCAAAGAACCTGAGGGTTCTCAAAAGTCAGGCAGAAAAGGCTAAAAAATTTAAGGAACTCAGAGAAAAGGAGAAGAAATTAGAACTTTCTCTTTACGGATTTAAGCTCAAAAGGGTTCAGGAGGAGAAGTCAAAGTTAGAGGGTATTCTAAAGGTTTTCCAAGAGGATAGGGCATCTTTGGAGAGGGAGAGAGCTCTCTTAGAGGTAGAGATTGAGGATAGGAGAAGGGAATTAGAGGAGTTAAACAGAGAGGTTGAAGGGACGAGAAGTGAGCTTTACGAGGTGGAGAAGAGTAAAAAGGAAGCTTCTGTTAAGGGAGAGTTTCTAAAGAAGGAAATTGAGAGATTGGAAGGTGAAATTGAAAAGAAAAGGGAGGAAATTGAGAAAAAATTAAGCAAAATTTCCATTCTAAAGGACGAGATTGAAGAACTTGGTTCCAAAGAGAGGAAACTCGTTAAAAAACTCTCTATTTTGGAAAAGAGGGAGAGGGAAATTAAAGGGAACTTGGATAAGCTAAAGGCTGAAAGGGAGAGGTTGGAGGAGATAGAAATTTCAACTTCACGGAAAATTTCCTCGATAAACTCTCAGGTAAGTAAACTCCAGTTGGACCTTGCAAGAGAGGAGGAGAGATTTAAATCACAATCTGCCCTTTTAAAGAGAATTCCTTTAGAGAAACAGGAGTTGGAAAAGGAAAGGAAATACTACGCATCCCAAATAGATAGGATTGAGGAAAAAATAGAGAATTTAAAAAGTGAAATTTCTCAGATTGAAGAAAAACTCAGTGAAAAGAAGAGTGAACTGAGGGACGAAGAGGAGAGGTTTGAGGACTTTAAAGAGAAGTTGGAGGAAAAGAGGAGGGAGCTCCTTAAACTAAATACCGAGATTGAGAACACTGAAAGAATAGTATCGTCCATGAACTTAAAGAAAGTTGAGCAGAAGATAGTTGAGAGTGGAAGAGAGGGGAAAGTAAAGGGATTTTTAGGACTCCTTCTGAATTTCTTAGAGGTTGAACCCGGCTGGGAGAGGTTGGTTGAAAATTACGTTCGTCAATTTGGAGCTGGTATTGTCTTAGAATGTGCAGGTGACGTTGTCTGGGTGAAGAATAGGATAAGGGGAAAGGGAAGAATTAATCTACTGTTCTCTTCTGTACCGGAAGTTCCAGACTCTCCCGAAATTGAGGGAGCTCTCCCCGTTGAAAAATTCTTAAAAGTGAAGGACAGTAAGGTAAAAAACTTGGTAAAAGCCCTATTCCACAAGGTTTACTACTCACCTGAGGCTGCACCAAAATTGGCAGAGAAATATCCAGATTCCGTTTTTATCGATGGTGACTTTAACGTTTTCTCTGCAAAGGGATGTATTGTAGGAAAGGGAAGAGAATTTTCATTTTTGGAGCTTGAAAGGGAGTTGAAATTAAAGAGGGAGCTTGTTAGGAAAATAGCAGAAGAATTAGGGGAGCTTTCCAATAGGAGGAGTGATTACGCAACTGAAATTGAGAGAGTAAGGGAGATAATTGACGACCTGAAGGGGGAGCTCCAGAAGAGGAGAATGGAGCTCTTTGAATCTGAATCAAAGCTGAAAGAGATGAGGAACAGGCTTAGAGAGGTTGAAAGGAGAGAGAGTGAACTCCTTGAAAAGTATGAGAGGGCTAAGGAGAGTATAGGGTCCTTTGAAAGGAGGAAGAAGGTATTTGAGGACAAAATTTCAAAGCTAAATGAGGAAAAAACCTCCCTAATTGCGAAGTTGGGGGAGTTAAAGAGAAAAAGGGAGGAGGTTGAAGGGGAATACGACAGGTTAAGGGAGGAGCTCTCAAAGGAGAGGTCCGAATCTTCAGTCTTAATTGAAAAGCTCTCCTCCCTCAGGGAAAAATTAAAGTCAAAGGAGGGATTCTTAAGGAACCTTCAGAGGGAGATTTCAAACTTGGAAAAGTCGTTAGAGAGGGATAGAGAGGAGTTTAAAAGGGCAAAGGAGGAACTTTTAAAGACAGAGGAACTCCTTTCTGGGGTTGATGAGGCTATAACCGACATTAAAGAGGAACTGAGAAGGCTTGAGGAAAAAAGGGGAGAGCTCTTAGAGATATTGGGAAACAAGGAGAGAGCTCTAAAGCAGAGACAAAGGGATTTGTCTGAAGTTTCAAAGAAACTGAAGGAGGCCGAAGTAAAGCTTGCCAAGCTGACGGTTCAGGAGGAGGAGCTCCTTGGTAAGATTGTTGAAATTGATGGCTCTGTTTCTGAGGCTTTGGAGCTCTCTGAAGGTGTAGAAAGTGAGGAGGAGTTAAGAAGGGAGCTCACAAACTTAAAGGAGAAAATAAGCAGAATGGGTGCAGTTAACATGCTTGCCGTTGAGGAGTACGAAAAAATTAAGGAGAGGTACGGATTCATCCTCCAGCAGGAAAAGGACTTGATTGAATCTATTAAAAATCTGAAGGAAGCCCTCAAAAAGCTTGATGAGGAGATAGAGAAGAAGTTCTTTGAAACCTACAAAAAGTTGAATAAGCACTTTAGAGAAACTGTTGAGAGGGTTTTCAACGGAGGTAAGGGTAGGCTCATCTTAACCTCTGAAAAGCTATCGGAAGCCGGACTTGAAATTGAGGTTAAGCCTCCAGGAAAGAGACACGCAAATATAAATCTCCTATCGGGAGGAGAGAGAACCTTAGTTGCAATAGCCTTCCTCTATTCCCTCTACTCTGTAAGGCCGGCTCCGTTCGTTGTTTTGGACGAGGTGGATGCAGCCCTTGACGATGTCAATACTCTAAGGTTTACAGAACTTCTGAAACAGATGGCGGAGGAGACTCAGGTTATCGTTGTAACCCACAACAAGCTGACT
It contains:
- a CDS encoding sulfite exporter TauE/SafE family protein, whose product is MVSGPVIGAVSFVASFIFALGGVGAAVVIIPILVFLGVPFSVARPAGLFANFCSMTSATIHNLKEGLLDFRLGIPIVVSSVIASPIGAYTSHLLPERIVGIAFTLFLFFAGAMVYIPKKEVFEEKSSLVYPTFVGALAGFLSGLLGVGGGGVISPMLIIAGYHPKKVASVTPFTVLFSSFTGFLAYWKLGSVDWKIVLWAAIPAVIAGYLGAFITHRYLKPSHVKKLLGIIFFLLGIKFLLKFI
- a CDS encoding rhodanese-like domain-containing protein, which translates into the protein MELREFVSQFDLKGVLEKEPKISLDGFLEKWQNGEAILLDVRTNEEQALTPLTAFGIHIPLNELPERLSEVPKDKLVCTLCPGKIRATIALCYLVSEGFENVKVLNSSPSEIVDKMKPPVVSKLRK
- a CDS encoding ArsR/SmtB family transcription factor, whose translation is MEFERFVEALKVLSDETRIRILKLLEKSPAYLCQITAVLGFSPSTVSAHMVKLKHFGFVSEKREGTKVLFSLSEPEDENLRKVMASILEKAESFPSVLEDRQKFKESTLDRVCPPGGIVGKKKSRRGS
- a CDS encoding carbonic anhydrase, producing the protein MERRKAEEVVKEILLDNETFVSDRGREFFEDHIEEQHPTVTLVTCSDSRVHPTVLSREVMNRVFVIRNIGNQIENSLGSVDYGVFHLKTPVLLILGHVNCGAIKAFLEGYEDERESIRGELDHLCIPVSRFKRTGDFNSDWLRAIEENVNWQVRIALERYGILIRRNLLVVLGAIYDFANVYGKGYGRIVLKSVNGIRDREGILKHGALSLIPQELRKNFV
- a CDS encoding GDP-mannose 4,6-dehydratase, which codes for MKKVLLTGAAGFIGSKVAEKLLEKGYKVIGVDNLNDYYDPKLKEYRLRKLSENKNFVFYRVDIENRGALRVIFQEKKPEGVINLAARAGVRYSIENPFVYETTNSLGTLNLLELMREFGIKKFVLASTSSLYAGQPMPFKEDLPVNTPISPYAASKKAAEVMSYTYHYLYGFDVTVVRYFTVYGPAGRPDMCIFRFIKWIDEGEPITVYGDGTQSRDFTYVDDIAEGTIKAYETETGYEIINLGGNHPHQLNEVIELIEKFLGKKAEIVYKPFHKADLKATWADIEKARKILGWEPNVPLEEGLKRTVEWHIENREFVRTIPLP
- the smc gene encoding chromosome segregation protein SMC, which gives rise to MIRSLRLKGFKSFADETEIRFTEGINCIVGPNGCGKSNIVDALKWIVGVTSAKGMRADNIRDLVFKGTESRRPSRSAEVSVVVSSRDLTVPETEVTRRIKSDGDSDFLINGKKVRLKDIQELFSKLGISNRDYAFFEQGQIDRVLRMKPSERKALIDEAAGITPFKERREETLRQLGEAEQNLESTRGIIDEVAKNLRVLKSQAEKAKKFKELREKEKKLELSLYGFKLKRVQEEKSKLEGILKVFQEDRASLERERALLEVEIEDRRRELEELNREVEGTRSELYEVEKSKKEASVKGEFLKKEIERLEGEIEKKREEIEKKLSKISILKDEIEELGSKERKLVKKLSILEKREREIKGNLDKLKAERERLEEIEISTSRKISSINSQVSKLQLDLAREEERFKSQSALLKRIPLEKQELEKERKYYASQIDRIEEKIENLKSEISQIEEKLSEKKSELRDEEERFEDFKEKLEEKRRELLKLNTEIENTERIVSSMNLKKVEQKIVESGREGKVKGFLGLLLNFLEVEPGWERLVENYVRQFGAGIVLECAGDVVWVKNRIRGKGRINLLFSSVPEVPDSPEIEGALPVEKFLKVKDSKVKNLVKALFHKVYYSPEAAPKLAEKYPDSVFIDGDFNVFSAKGCIVGKGREFSFLELERELKLKRELVRKIAEELGELSNRRSDYATEIERVREIIDDLKGELQKRRMELFESESKLKEMRNRLREVERRESELLEKYERAKESIGSFERRKKVFEDKISKLNEEKTSLIAKLGELKRKREEVEGEYDRLREELSKERSESSVLIEKLSSLREKLKSKEGFLRNLQREISNLEKSLERDREEFKRAKEELLKTEELLSGVDEAITDIKEELRRLEEKRGELLEILGNKERALKQRQRDLSEVSKKLKEAEVKLAKLTVQEEELLGKIVEIDGSVSEALELSEGVESEEELRRELTNLKEKISRMGAVNMLAVEEYEKIKERYGFILQQEKDLIESIKNLKEALKKLDEEIEKKFFETYKKLNKHFRETVERVFNGGKGRLILTSEKLSEAGLEIEVKPPGKRHANINLLSGGERTLVAIAFLYSLYSVRPAPFVVLDEVDAALDDVNTLRFTELLKQMAEETQVIVVTHNKLTMEAADSIYGITMEVPGISKVIGVSFEAIST